One part of the Sphingopyxis sp. TUF1 genome encodes these proteins:
- the queF gene encoding preQ(1) synthase — protein sequence MTDSTPTPLAPKHLGQSSELPASPEAAVLDYVPNPRADELYLVRFAAPEFTSLCPVTGQPDFAHLVIDYAPGKTIVESKSLKLFLGSFRNHAGFHEDCTVGIGRRLFDEMQPIWLRIGGYWYPRGGIPIDVFWQSGPPPAGLWLPDQGVAPYRGRG from the coding sequence ATGACCGATTCCACCCCTACACCGCTCGCGCCGAAACATCTCGGCCAATCGAGCGAACTGCCTGCCTCGCCCGAGGCCGCCGTTCTCGACTATGTGCCCAATCCGCGCGCGGATGAGCTCTATCTCGTCCGCTTCGCCGCGCCCGAGTTTACCTCGCTCTGCCCGGTGACCGGCCAGCCCGATTTCGCGCATCTGGTGATCGACTATGCGCCCGGCAAGACGATCGTCGAATCGAAGAGCCTCAAGCTTTTTCTCGGCAGCTTTCGCAACCATGCGGGCTTTCACGAGGATTGCACCGTCGGTATCGGCCGCCGCCTCTTCGACGAGATGCAGCCCATATGGCTGCGCATCGGCGGTTACTGGTATCCGCGCGGCGGTATCCCGATCGATGTCTTTTGGCAGTCGGGGCCGCCGCCCGCGGGGCTGTGGCTCCCCGACCAGGGCGTCGCGCCCTATCGCGGACGCGGGTGA
- a CDS encoding acyl-CoA thioesterase, which translates to MSSAALPHDHGIKVGPEVIDFMGHVNNAHYLSWVQEAVLSHWRHIAPPDAVAAHLWVALKHEITYRRPAFLDDQVIATVILEKVQGARAFYETVIRRGEEVLAEVKSSWCCIDAETLRPARLASDVIARFFPGDRA; encoded by the coding sequence ATGAGCAGCGCTGCATTGCCCCACGATCACGGCATCAAGGTTGGGCCCGAAGTCATCGACTTCATGGGGCATGTCAACAACGCCCATTATTTGAGCTGGGTGCAGGAAGCGGTGCTGTCGCACTGGCGGCATATCGCTCCGCCCGATGCCGTCGCGGCGCACCTGTGGGTCGCGCTCAAGCATGAAATCACCTATCGCCGCCCCGCCTTCCTCGACGATCAGGTCATCGCGACGGTCATCCTCGAAAAGGTGCAGGGCGCGCGCGCCTTTTACGAAACGGTGATCCGGCGCGGCGAAGAAGTGCTGGCCGAGGTCAAGTCGAGCTGGTGCTGCATCGACGCCGAAACGCTGCGCCCCGCGCGCCTCGCGAGCGACGTGATCGCGCGCTTCTTTCCCGGCGACAGGGCATAG
- a CDS encoding 3-hydroxyacyl-CoA dehydrogenase NAD-binding domain-containing protein, which translates to MTEDTPVSVTMEKDGEVAVIIVNNPPVNALSWHVRQGLEDHFTAALADDSVKAIVLRCAGATFIAGADISEFGKPPRGADFNAVLNSIEAASKPVVAAIHGTALGGGLETALVCHYRIAVPSAKLGVPEVKLGLLPGAGGTQRLPRIVGVEAAATMTSLGNPVPATKAKEMGLVDALAGEDSLAADAVAFARAKIADGPRPTRERPVFGDVAVIEQLKTANAKRWRGFEAPYANLACVEAATRLPFEEGLAFEREQFMKLMFGSQSAAQRHIFFAERQAAKIDGLPKDTQLRDVKKVGIIGAGTMGGGIMMNFLQKSIPCTIVEMQQDALDRGLGVVRKNYDASAAKGRFKPEQVDQMMGLITPTLNLEDLADCDLIIEAVYENMDVKKDIFGKLDKIAKPGAILASNTSYLDIDEIATATSRPGDVLGMHFFSPANVMKLLEVVRGDKTAPDALATAMAIGKKIGKVAVVAGVCDGFIGNRMLKPRQMEAMKLLLEGATPAQVDKVHVEFGMPMGPFQMSDLAGVDIGWHRDPNRIESIRDALCAEGRWGQKKQAGFYDYDDKRKPSESARVAEIIEQFRAKAGVEKREITDQEIIERTLYPMVNEGALILAEGKAQRASDIDVVWIYGYGWPVYRGGPMFWAGLEGTDKIVAALEKHGFEIAPLLKEKAEAKSGF; encoded by the coding sequence ATGACCGAAGACACCCCCGTATCCGTCACGATGGAAAAGGATGGCGAGGTTGCCGTCATCATCGTCAACAATCCGCCGGTGAACGCACTGAGCTGGCACGTCCGGCAGGGACTGGAGGATCATTTCACCGCCGCGCTCGCCGACGATAGCGTCAAGGCGATTGTGCTGCGCTGCGCCGGCGCGACCTTCATCGCGGGCGCCGACATCAGCGAATTCGGCAAGCCGCCGCGCGGTGCCGATTTCAATGCGGTGCTGAACAGCATCGAAGCGGCGTCGAAGCCCGTCGTCGCGGCGATCCATGGTACGGCGCTCGGCGGCGGCCTCGAAACCGCGCTCGTCTGTCATTACCGCATCGCGGTGCCGTCGGCGAAGCTCGGCGTGCCCGAGGTGAAGCTTGGCCTGCTGCCCGGCGCGGGCGGCACGCAGCGGCTGCCGCGCATCGTCGGGGTCGAAGCCGCCGCGACGATGACCTCGCTAGGCAATCCGGTTCCCGCCACCAAGGCGAAGGAAATGGGCCTGGTCGATGCGCTGGCCGGCGAGGACAGCCTGGCCGCCGATGCGGTTGCCTTTGCCCGCGCGAAGATCGCCGACGGCCCGCGTCCGACGCGCGAACGCCCGGTGTTCGGCGACGTTGCGGTGATCGAACAGCTCAAGACCGCCAATGCCAAGCGTTGGCGCGGCTTCGAGGCACCCTATGCCAATCTCGCCTGTGTCGAAGCCGCGACGCGCCTGCCGTTCGAGGAAGGTCTGGCGTTCGAGCGCGAACAGTTCATGAAGCTGATGTTCGGCAGCCAGTCGGCGGCACAGCGCCATATCTTCTTCGCCGAGCGTCAGGCAGCGAAGATCGACGGCCTGCCCAAGGACACGCAGCTGCGCGACGTGAAGAAGGTCGGCATCATCGGCGCCGGGACGATGGGCGGCGGCATCATGATGAATTTCCTGCAAAAGAGCATTCCTTGCACGATCGTCGAAATGCAGCAGGACGCGCTCGACCGCGGGCTGGGCGTCGTGCGCAAGAATTACGATGCCTCGGCCGCCAAGGGCCGCTTCAAGCCCGAGCAGGTCGATCAAATGATGGGGTTGATCACGCCGACACTGAACCTGGAGGACCTCGCCGACTGCGACCTCATCATCGAGGCGGTCTATGAGAATATGGACGTCAAGAAGGACATTTTCGGCAAGCTCGACAAGATCGCCAAGCCCGGCGCGATCCTCGCGTCGAACACCAGCTATCTCGACATCGACGAGATCGCGACCGCGACGAGCCGCCCGGGCGACGTGCTGGGGATGCATTTCTTCTCGCCCGCCAATGTCATGAAACTGCTCGAAGTCGTGCGCGGCGACAAGACCGCGCCCGACGCGCTGGCGACGGCGATGGCGATCGGCAAAAAGATCGGCAAGGTCGCCGTCGTCGCGGGCGTCTGCGACGGCTTTATCGGCAACCGGATGCTGAAACCGCGGCAGATGGAGGCGATGAAGCTGCTGCTCGAAGGCGCGACCCCGGCGCAGGTCGACAAGGTGCATGTCGAATTCGGGATGCCGATGGGGCCATTCCAGATGAGCGATTTGGCCGGCGTCGACATCGGCTGGCACCGCGACCCCAACCGCATCGAAAGCATCCGCGACGCGCTTTGCGCCGAAGGCCGCTGGGGACAGAAAAAGCAGGCGGGCTTTTACGATTATGACGACAAGCGCAAACCATCGGAAAGCGCGCGCGTCGCCGAGATCATCGAACAATTCCGCGCGAAGGCCGGAGTTGAGAAACGCGAGATTACCGACCAGGAGATCATCGAGCGCACGCTGTATCCGATGGTCAACGAAGGCGCGCTGATCCTGGCGGAAGGCAAGGCGCAGCGCGCGTCGGACATCGATGTCGTGTGGATCTATGGTTATGGCTGGCCGGTCTATCGCGGCGGCCCGATGTTCTGGGCGGGGCTGGAAGGCACCGACAAGATCGTGGCCGCGCTCGAAAAGCACGGGTTCGAGATCGCGCCGCTGCTCAAGGAAAAGGCGGAGGCAAAGTCAGGGTTCTGA
- a CDS encoding serine hydrolase domain-containing protein, translating into MGHGFDTARLGRIPAFLEAKYVGTGRLPHAATLVSRRGEIAHQSVIGDARPGDALKDDAIFRIASMTKPITSIAFMMLVEEGKVALSDPLVKFCPEFTGTGVFVAGGGNVPFLTRPPAQPIRMVDLLRHTSGLTYGFQERTPVDAAYRKARIDDFDADYTMDSFIADLAIIPLQFDPGAHWNYSMATDVLGAVIERIEGKPFAEVLQERIFGPLAMVDTGFKVPAEQQHRLADAYAFHPKEKMQGFDEGARSRWAKERSFHSGGGGLASTLQDYHRFCLMLLGGGKLGDTRIISRKTLDLMTSNHLPGGGDLTQHSVGLFSEDENAGVGFGLGFAVTLDPARAGIPGSVGDFYWGGMFSTGFFVDPVEEICMVFMTQLMPSSTYPVRREVKTLIHAAIDD; encoded by the coding sequence ATGGGTCACGGTTTCGACACGGCGCGGCTGGGCCGCATTCCCGCCTTTCTTGAGGCCAAATATGTCGGCACCGGCCGCCTGCCGCACGCCGCGACGCTCGTGTCGCGGCGCGGCGAGATCGCGCACCAGTCCGTCATCGGCGATGCGCGGCCGGGCGATGCGCTGAAGGACGATGCGATCTTTCGTATCGCGAGCATGACCAAGCCGATCACCAGCATCGCCTTCATGATGCTGGTCGAGGAGGGCAAGGTCGCGCTGTCCGATCCGCTCGTGAAGTTCTGCCCCGAGTTCACGGGCACCGGCGTGTTCGTCGCAGGGGGCGGCAATGTGCCATTCCTGACGCGGCCCCCGGCACAGCCGATCCGCATGGTCGACCTGCTGCGCCATACGTCGGGACTGACATACGGGTTTCAGGAGCGCACACCCGTCGATGCCGCGTATCGCAAGGCGCGAATCGACGATTTCGACGCCGATTACACGATGGACAGCTTCATCGCCGACCTCGCGATAATCCCGTTGCAATTCGATCCGGGCGCGCACTGGAATTATTCGATGGCGACCGACGTGCTCGGTGCGGTGATCGAACGGATCGAAGGCAAGCCGTTCGCAGAGGTGTTGCAGGAGCGCATCTTTGGCCCGCTCGCTATGGTCGACACCGGGTTCAAGGTGCCCGCCGAGCAGCAGCATCGGCTCGCCGACGCCTATGCCTTTCACCCGAAAGAGAAGATGCAGGGCTTTGACGAAGGCGCGCGCAGTCGCTGGGCGAAGGAGAGGAGCTTCCATTCGGGCGGTGGCGGGCTTGCCTCGACGCTCCAAGATTATCACCGTTTCTGCCTGATGCTGCTTGGCGGTGGCAAGCTTGGCGACACCCGGATCATCAGCCGCAAGACGCTCGATCTGATGACGTCGAACCATCTGCCCGGCGGCGGCGATTTGACGCAGCACAGCGTCGGCCTGTTCAGCGAGGACGAAAATGCCGGCGTCGGTTTCGGGCTCGGCTTTGCGGTCACGCTCGACCCCGCGCGCGCGGGCATTCCCGGATCGGTCGGCGATTTTTACTGGGGTGGCATGTTTTCGACCGGCTTCTTCGTCGATCCGGTCGAGGAAATCTGCATGGTTTTCATGACCCAGCTGATGCCCTCCTCCACCTATCCCGTGCGGCGTGAGGTCAAGACCTTGATCCACGCCGCGATTGATGACTGA
- a CDS encoding SDR family NAD(P)-dependent oxidoreductase has product MGALDGKVAIITGAGSGIGRASALRFAAEGAKLVLGDKTAAVHETAQMVKDAGGEAVALEIDAGVEADVAKLVATAKDSFGGLDVAFANAGIIGDMGGIFDFDPAAWAETLRVNLIGPALMVKHAGKAMVDQGRGGAIVLTASVAGINSGAGPGAYSASKAGVINLAKVAAQQLSTSGVRVNAICPGLTETGMTKPTFDYAKAKEVTHKLGQLNPLKRAAQPEELANVALFLASDQASYVNGQAIAVDGGLTSSHPVTRQLLGQTSH; this is encoded by the coding sequence ATGGGCGCATTGGACGGCAAGGTTGCGATCATCACGGGCGCGGGCAGCGGCATCGGTCGCGCGAGCGCGCTGCGCTTTGCCGCCGAGGGCGCGAAGCTGGTGCTCGGCGACAAGACGGCGGCGGTCCACGAGACCGCGCAAATGGTGAAGGATGCAGGCGGCGAGGCCGTCGCGCTGGAAATCGACGCGGGCGTCGAAGCCGATGTCGCGAAGCTCGTTGCGACCGCCAAGGACAGCTTTGGCGGCCTCGATGTCGCCTTCGCCAATGCCGGGATCATCGGCGACATGGGCGGCATCTTCGATTTCGACCCCGCCGCATGGGCCGAGACGCTGCGCGTCAACCTGATCGGCCCAGCGCTGATGGTGAAGCACGCTGGCAAGGCGATGGTCGATCAGGGCCGCGGCGGTGCGATCGTGCTGACCGCGAGCGTCGCGGGGATCAATTCGGGCGCGGGTCCGGGCGCTTACTCGGCATCGAAGGCAGGCGTCATCAACCTCGCCAAGGTCGCGGCGCAGCAGCTGTCGACGAGCGGCGTGCGCGTCAACGCGATCTGCCCCGGCCTCACCGAAACGGGGATGACCAAGCCGACGTTCGACTATGCCAAGGCCAAGGAAGTCACGCACAAGCTGGGCCAGCTCAATCCGCTCAAGCGCGCAGCGCAGCCCGAGGAGCTGGCCAATGTCGCGCTCTTCCTCGCGAGCGATCAGGCAAGTTACGTCAACGGGCAGGCGATCGCGGTTGACGGCGGGCTCACCAGTTCGCATCCGGTGACGCGCCAGCTGCTTGGCCAGACATCGCATTGA
- a CDS encoding SDR family NAD(P)-dependent oxidoreductase: protein MSLFDMTGQVALITGSSRGIGKATAEAMAEQGAKVVISSRKQDACDATAAEINAKFGEGTAIAVPANISSKEDLQNLVNKTRRAFGKITALVCNAASNPYYGPGLGISDEQFRKIMDNNILSNHWLISMVAPEMLDRGEGSITIISSIGGLKGSPIIGAYGISKAADMQVARNFSVEFGPKGVRVNCIAPGLIRTDMARALWENEENLRRSTAASTLKRIGEPHEIAGAAVFLASKAGAFTTGQTIVCDGGATISGGG, encoded by the coding sequence ATGAGCCTGTTCGACATGACCGGCCAGGTCGCGCTGATCACCGGATCGTCGCGCGGCATCGGCAAGGCGACGGCGGAGGCGATGGCCGAACAGGGCGCGAAGGTCGTGATTTCGAGCCGCAAGCAGGATGCCTGCGACGCGACCGCGGCGGAAATCAACGCGAAGTTCGGCGAGGGCACCGCGATTGCGGTCCCCGCCAATATCTCGTCGAAGGAGGACCTCCAGAACCTCGTCAACAAAACGCGGCGCGCGTTCGGGAAAATCACCGCGCTCGTCTGCAACGCGGCGTCGAATCCCTATTATGGCCCCGGCCTGGGGATCAGCGACGAGCAGTTCCGCAAGATCATGGACAATAATATCCTGTCCAACCACTGGCTGATTTCGATGGTCGCGCCCGAAATGCTCGACCGCGGCGAAGGGTCGATCACGATCATCAGCTCGATCGGCGGACTGAAAGGGTCGCCGATCATCGGCGCTTACGGGATTTCGAAGGCCGCCGACATGCAGGTCGCGCGCAATTTTTCGGTCGAGTTCGGGCCGAAGGGCGTGCGCGTCAACTGCATCGCACCCGGGCTGATCCGCACCGACATGGCGCGCGCCCTGTGGGAAAATGAAGAAAATCTGCGGCGCTCGACCGCGGCCTCGACCCTGAAGCGCATCGGCGAGCCGCACGAGATTGCGGGCGCCGCGGTTTTCCTTGCCAGCAAGGCGGGAGCATTCACCACCGGCCAGACCATCGTGTGCGATGGCGGAGCCACGATTTCGGGAGGCGGATAA
- a CDS encoding phosphotransferase family protein, protein MTLDAQKAFSGTVAPAGADLLDEAKLTAWMEANVEGFKGPLTQSKFAGGQSNPTYKISAPSGNYVLRRKPFGPLLPSAHAVDREYKVQAGLHKMGFPVARQYGLCTDDEVVGSWFYVMSMVDGHTIWDGSMPGSTPENRRATYEAMIDTLAALHEVDVEAAGLADFGKPGNYFGRQVDRWTKQYRLSETETMDEMEQLIAWLPATLPEQTRTSVVHGDYRIDNMIFAKDRPQVLAVLDWELSTLGDPLADFTYVAMAWVTENGGRSGVEDIDRKALGIPELDEMVERYCAATGRDGVPDMNWYFAYNFFRLAGIIQGIKKRVIEGTASSQHAKDMSERVRPLAEKAWDFARKAGA, encoded by the coding sequence ATGACGCTCGACGCGCAAAAGGCGTTCAGCGGCACCGTCGCGCCCGCGGGCGCCGATCTGCTCGACGAGGCGAAGCTGACCGCGTGGATGGAGGCCAATGTCGAGGGCTTCAAGGGCCCGCTGACGCAGAGCAAGTTCGCCGGCGGTCAGTCGAACCCGACGTACAAGATTTCCGCGCCGTCGGGAAATTACGTTCTGCGCCGCAAACCCTTCGGCCCGCTGCTCCCGTCGGCACATGCGGTCGACCGCGAATATAAGGTCCAGGCGGGGCTTCATAAGATGGGCTTTCCGGTGGCGCGCCAATATGGGCTTTGCACCGACGACGAGGTGGTCGGCAGCTGGTTCTACGTCATGTCCATGGTCGATGGTCACACAATCTGGGACGGATCGATGCCCGGATCGACGCCGGAAAACCGCCGCGCGACCTATGAGGCAATGATCGACACGCTCGCCGCGCTGCACGAGGTCGACGTCGAGGCGGCGGGGCTGGCCGATTTCGGCAAGCCCGGCAATTATTTCGGGCGCCAGGTCGATCGCTGGACCAAGCAATATCGCCTCTCCGAAACCGAAACAATGGACGAGATGGAGCAGTTAATCGCGTGGCTGCCAGCGACGTTGCCCGAGCAGACGCGCACCAGCGTCGTCCATGGCGATTATCGCATCGACAATATGATCTTTGCCAAGGACCGGCCGCAGGTTCTGGCGGTCCTCGATTGGGAGCTGTCCACCCTGGGCGATCCGCTCGCCGATTTCACCTATGTCGCGATGGCGTGGGTCACCGAGAATGGCGGGCGCTCGGGGGTCGAGGATATCGACCGCAAGGCGCTGGGGATTCCCGAACTCGACGAAATGGTCGAACGCTATTGCGCCGCCACCGGCCGCGACGGTGTGCCCGACATGAATTGGTATTTCGCTTATAACTTCTTCCGCCTCGCAGGCATCATCCAGGGTATCAAGAAACGCGTGATCGAGGGGACGGCTTCGTCACAGCACGCGAAGGATATGTCCGAGCGCGTCCGCCCGCTCGCCGAAAAAGCGTGGGACTTTGCACGAAAGGCCGGCGCATGA
- a CDS encoding Zn-dependent alcohol dehydrogenase: protein MTKAAILIEPGKPLVIEDVVIDKPGPHEVRIRTAACGLCHSDLHFIDGAYPHPLPAIPGHEAAGIVEAVGSEVRTVKVGDAVVTCLSAFCGHCEFCVTGRMSLCMGGDTRRPAGSAPRITRPDGSPVNQMLNLSAFSEVMLVHEHACVAINPDMPLDRAAVIGCAVTTGAGTIFNACKVTPGETVAVVGCGGVGLATINAAKIAGAGRIIAADPVPEKRALAMKLGATDVVDAMDANAAKQILEISKGGVDHAIEAVGRPASASLAVASLRRGGTATILGMMPLTEKVGLGAMDLLSGKKLQGAIMGGNRFPVDIPRLVDFYLRGLLDLDSIVAETIPLERINEGFDKMKKGDAARSVIVFDQ, encoded by the coding sequence ATGACCAAAGCCGCGATCCTGATCGAGCCGGGAAAGCCGCTCGTCATCGAGGATGTCGTTATCGACAAGCCCGGCCCGCACGAGGTGCGCATCCGCACCGCGGCGTGCGGGCTGTGCCATTCGGACCTGCATTTCATCGACGGCGCCTATCCGCATCCGCTGCCCGCGATCCCCGGCCATGAAGCCGCGGGCATCGTCGAGGCGGTCGGCAGCGAAGTGCGCACGGTCAAGGTCGGCGACGCGGTGGTTACCTGTCTGTCGGCCTTCTGCGGCCACTGCGAATTTTGCGTCACCGGGCGCATGTCGCTGTGCATGGGCGGCGATACGCGGCGGCCGGCGGGGTCGGCGCCGCGCATCACGCGCCCCGACGGGTCGCCGGTGAACCAGATGCTCAACCTCAGCGCCTTTTCGGAGGTAATGCTGGTCCACGAGCATGCGTGCGTCGCGATCAACCCCGACATGCCGCTCGACCGCGCGGCGGTGATCGGCTGCGCGGTGACAACGGGCGCGGGGACGATCTTCAACGCGTGCAAGGTGACGCCGGGCGAAACGGTCGCGGTTGTCGGCTGCGGCGGCGTGGGTCTGGCGACGATCAACGCTGCAAAGATCGCGGGCGCGGGGCGGATCATCGCGGCGGATCCGGTGCCGGAAAAGCGCGCGTTGGCGATGAAGCTGGGCGCGACCGATGTCGTCGATGCGATGGACGCCAATGCCGCAAAGCAGATTCTCGAAATTTCGAAGGGCGGCGTCGACCATGCGATCGAGGCCGTGGGGCGTCCGGCGTCGGCGAGCCTCGCGGTTGCGTCGCTGCGCCGTGGCGGCACCGCGACGATTCTGGGCATGATGCCACTGACCGAAAAGGTCGGGCTTGGCGCGATGGACCTGCTCTCGGGCAAGAAATTGCAGGGCGCGATCATGGGCGGCAATCGTTTCCCGGTCGACATTCCGCGGCTCGTCGATTTTTACCTGCGCGGCCTGCTCGACCTCGACTCGATCGTCGCCGAGACAATCCCACTGGAACGCATCAATGAAGGGTTCGACAAGATGAAAAAGGGCGACGCCGCACGGTCGGTGATCGTGTTCGACCAATGA
- a CDS encoding acyl-CoA dehydrogenase family protein — MDFDLTERQKHWQGRVREFIERKVRPAVPTYYEQDAEGERWKVIQVVEDLKAEAKAAGIWNLFMPPRSAAHHHVDETFEFEGPGLTNLEYALCAEEMGRIGFASEVFNCSAPDTGNMEVFHRYGTRAQKDKYLKPLMNGEIRSAFLMTEPQVASSDATNIETRIERDGSDYVINGTKWWSSGAGDPRCSVAIVMGKTDFGAKRHAQQSMLVVPLDAPGINIKRHLPVFGYDDAPHGHMEIEMRDVRVNAEEAMLLGEGRGFEIAQGRLGPGRIHHCMRTIGVAEEALEKMCKRLQSRVAFGKTIAEHSIWEQRIARARIDIEMTRLLCLKAADMMDKIGNKSAAAEIAMIKVQAPTMALQIIDDAIQAHGAGGVSEDFGLAKAYAHQRTLRIADGPDEVHARAIARIEFAKHSPAADPGFSSGDIGISR; from the coding sequence ATGGATTTCGATCTCACCGAACGGCAGAAGCATTGGCAGGGCCGCGTGCGCGAGTTCATCGAACGCAAGGTGCGCCCGGCGGTGCCGACCTATTATGAACAGGATGCTGAGGGCGAGCGCTGGAAGGTCATCCAGGTCGTCGAGGATTTGAAGGCCGAGGCGAAAGCCGCGGGCATCTGGAACCTGTTCATGCCGCCGCGCAGCGCCGCGCACCATCATGTCGACGAGACGTTCGAGTTCGAAGGGCCCGGCCTCACCAACCTTGAATATGCGCTCTGCGCCGAGGAGATGGGGCGCATCGGCTTTGCGAGCGAGGTCTTCAACTGCTCGGCGCCCGACACCGGCAATATGGAAGTGTTCCACCGTTATGGCACGCGCGCGCAGAAGGACAAATATCTGAAGCCGCTGATGAATGGCGAAATCCGCTCGGCCTTTCTGATGACCGAGCCGCAGGTTGCCTCGTCCGACGCGACGAATATCGAGACGCGGATCGAGCGCGACGGCAGCGACTATGTCATCAACGGCACCAAATGGTGGTCGTCGGGCGCGGGCGATCCGCGCTGCTCGGTAGCGATCGTGATGGGCAAGACCGATTTCGGCGCCAAGCGTCACGCGCAGCAGTCGATGCTGGTCGTGCCGCTCGACGCGCCAGGGATCAATATTAAGCGCCACCTGCCTGTTTTCGGTTACGACGATGCGCCGCACGGCCATATGGAAATCGAGATGAGGGATGTACGCGTCAATGCCGAGGAGGCGATGCTGCTCGGCGAAGGGCGCGGGTTCGAGATCGCGCAGGGGCGCCTCGGGCCGGGGCGTATCCATCACTGCATGCGTACAATCGGCGTCGCCGAAGAGGCGCTGGAAAAAATGTGCAAGCGGCTCCAGTCGCGCGTTGCCTTCGGCAAGACGATCGCCGAGCACAGCATCTGGGAACAGCGGATCGCACGCGCGCGGATCGACATCGAAATGACGCGCCTTTTGTGCCTGAAGGCCGCCGACATGATGGACAAGATCGGCAACAAGTCGGCCGCGGCCGAGATCGCGATGATCAAGGTGCAGGCGCCGACCATGGCGCTGCAAATCATCGACGATGCGATCCAGGCGCATGGCGCGGGCGGCGTCAGCGAGGATTTCGGGCTGGCCAAGGCCTATGCCCACCAGCGCACGCTGCGCATCGCCGACGGTCCCGACGAGGTGCACGCACGCGCAATCGCGCGGATCGAGTTTGCGAAACATTCGCCCGCGGCCGATCCCGGCTTTTCGTCGGGCGATATCGGGATTTCGCGTTAA
- a CDS encoding MFS transporter, with protein sequence MNAASAAVPRPERLPVWLKAMHGLGSIAYGVKDNGFSTFLLLFYNQVIGLDAGIVGAAIMVALIADAFVDPVIGELTDRTRSRWGRRLPWLYGAPIPLAIMWMLLWNPPEMSDTMTVAWLIGFAIIVRSLVSMCEVPSVAIVPELTADYDERTAVMRYRFLFGWGGGLLILLLAYGVFFGGAKGLVDPDGYFPYALTGALLMAGAVMLSAAGQHKRIAVSNVADVKPRTTLRQVLGEMRDTLSNRAFLWLIFAALFGFVNQGITFSMNNYLLGFFWQFTQSEMVAYVFLLFATMIAAFILVAPISARLGKRDGAIFAGAVALLVNSGIYFAYIQGIFPGLPGKPSVAAMFALVFVSNTFSIILMILSSSMMADVVEASQSETGRRSEGLFFAGYFFMQKCATGIGIFVAGLILSLAAFPANAKPGEVGSDVLGNLALGYALAILVIGTLGLIVMRRFPISRADHEARLAILSDAARAEPDASGAHP encoded by the coding sequence GTGAACGCGGCCAGCGCGGCAGTTCCGCGTCCCGAACGCCTGCCCGTCTGGCTGAAGGCCATGCACGGGCTGGGCAGCATCGCCTATGGCGTCAAGGACAACGGCTTTTCGACCTTCCTGCTGCTGTTCTACAATCAGGTGATCGGGCTCGACGCGGGGATCGTCGGCGCCGCAATCATGGTCGCGCTGATCGCCGACGCCTTTGTCGACCCGGTGATCGGCGAGCTGACCGACCGCACGCGCAGCCGCTGGGGCCGCCGCCTGCCCTGGCTCTACGGTGCGCCGATTCCGCTGGCGATCATGTGGATGCTGCTGTGGAACCCGCCCGAAATGAGCGACACGATGACCGTCGCCTGGCTGATCGGTTTTGCGATCATCGTGCGCTCGCTCGTGTCGATGTGCGAAGTGCCGTCGGTCGCGATCGTCCCCGAGCTCACCGCCGATTATGACGAGCGCACCGCGGTGATGCGCTACCGCTTCCTGTTCGGCTGGGGCGGCGGGCTGCTGATCCTGCTGCTCGCTTACGGGGTCTTTTTCGGCGGCGCGAAGGGGCTCGTCGATCCCGACGGCTATTTCCCCTATGCGCTGACCGGCGCGCTGCTCATGGCGGGGGCGGTGATGCTGTCCGCGGCGGGGCAGCACAAGCGCATCGCGGTGTCGAACGTCGCCGACGTCAAACCCAGAACAACGCTGCGGCAGGTGCTCGGCGAAATGCGCGACACGCTGTCGAACCGCGCCTTTCTGTGGCTGATCTTCGCGGCGCTGTTCGGCTTCGTCAATCAGGGCATCACATTTTCGATGAACAATTATCTGCTCGGCTTTTTCTGGCAGTTCACGCAGAGCGAGATGGTCGCTTATGTCTTCCTGCTCTTTGCGACGATGATTGCGGCGTTCATTCTGGTTGCGCCGATCTCGGCGCGGCTCGGCAAGCGCGACGGCGCGATCTTTGCCGGCGCGGTCGCGCTGCTCGTCAACAGCGGCATCTATTTCGCCTATATCCAGGGCATTTTCCCTGGCCTGCCCGGCAAGCCCAGCGTCGCGGCGATGTTCGCGCTGGTGTTCGTCAGCAATACGTTTTCGATCATCCTGATGATCCTGTCGTCGTCGATGATGGCCGATGTCGTCGAGGCATCGCAGAGCGAAACCGGGCGGCGGTCCGAAGGACTGTTCTTCGCGGGCTATTTCTTCATGCAGAAATGCGCGACGGGCATCGGCATCTTTGTCGCGGGGCTGATCCTGTCGCTCGCGGCCTTTCCGGCGAATGCGAAGCCGGGTGAGGTGGGCAGCGATGTGCTCGGCAACCTCGCGCTCGGCTATGCGCTCGCGATCCTCGTCATCGGGACGCTGGGGCTGATCGTGATGCGCCGCTTTCCCATTTCGCGCGCCGACCATGAAGCGCGGCTTGCGATATTGAGCGACGCGGCACGCGCCGAACCCGATGCAAGCGGGGCGCATCCGTGA